In Acaryochloris marina S15, a single genomic region encodes these proteins:
- a CDS encoding cobyrinate a,c-diamide synthase — translation MSLVIAADRSGVGKTTVTAAILASLQGRPETVQSFKVGPDYIDPMFHTVVTHRPCRNLDPILTSDTYTQRLFQTHTQQTHYALIEGVMGLFDGARGQKGRGSTAHIARLLNLPIALVLDCSRLSDSIAALVHGYISFDPQIQIAGVILNRVGSDRHLQSLKSALQPLSVRILGVLQRQPSIHIPNRHLGLVPIEELEGTAGLLQQLAAVGNRCFDWSALLPLLATQAPAPSIAHTSPAPQAVHLPPQSSSLTAPTPSGAIRIAIAKDVAFSFYYADNLDQLRQLGAELVFWSPIHDKTFPDNIHGLYLGGGFPEMFAADLSQNVTVRQTLKTAILAGLPTYAECGGLMYLCESLQTLQGKTLPMVGVLPTNVKMAKRLTLGYRCAIATQDTPLITAGTTVWGHEFHHSELDHEGDSPIYTFSRETASHPSEISEGWHRYNVHASYLHLHWGEQPEIPQRFIQQCQNFKAAKV, via the coding sequence ATGTCACTAGTGATAGCAGCTGATCGAAGTGGTGTGGGCAAAACCACTGTGACTGCTGCTATCCTAGCGAGCTTGCAAGGTCGACCGGAAACCGTGCAATCTTTCAAGGTGGGGCCTGACTATATTGATCCGATGTTTCACACGGTGGTCACCCATCGACCTTGCCGAAATTTAGATCCCATTCTCACGTCTGACACCTATACCCAGAGACTATTTCAAACCCATACCCAGCAGACCCACTATGCTCTAATTGAAGGGGTTATGGGCTTATTTGATGGCGCCAGAGGGCAAAAAGGAAGAGGCAGTACTGCTCATATTGCTCGGCTTTTAAATTTACCCATCGCTTTAGTTCTAGACTGTAGTCGCTTATCCGACTCTATCGCGGCCTTAGTGCACGGCTATATCTCATTCGATCCACAGATTCAGATTGCAGGGGTCATTCTCAATCGTGTGGGCAGCGATCGTCATCTTCAAAGTTTAAAGTCAGCGTTACAACCCCTCTCCGTTAGGATTTTGGGGGTCTTGCAGCGACAGCCTTCCATCCACATCCCTAATCGTCATTTAGGTCTAGTCCCGATCGAGGAGTTAGAAGGGACTGCAGGTCTTTTACAGCAATTAGCAGCAGTGGGGAATCGTTGTTTTGATTGGTCAGCCTTATTGCCTTTATTAGCAACGCAAGCGCCCGCCCCATCCATCGCTCACACTTCTCCAGCGCCACAGGCAGTACATCTCCCGCCTCAATCTAGCTCTTTGACTGCTCCCACACCGTCCGGTGCAATCCGAATTGCGATCGCAAAAGACGTAGCCTTTAGTTTTTACTATGCCGACAATCTGGATCAGCTCCGGCAGCTCGGTGCAGAGCTGGTGTTTTGGAGCCCCATCCATGACAAAACCTTCCCCGATAATATCCATGGACTCTATCTCGGTGGCGGCTTTCCTGAAATGTTTGCCGCTGACTTATCCCAGAATGTCACCGTTCGACAGACCCTCAAAACCGCGATTCTTGCTGGGTTACCCACCTATGCCGAATGTGGCGGGCTGATGTATCTCTGTGAATCCTTACAAACTTTACAGGGGAAAACGTTGCCGATGGTCGGCGTGTTACCGACAAACGTCAAAATGGCGAAGCGATTAACCCTTGGGTATCGATGTGCGATCGCAACCCAAGATACGCCCCTAATCACCGCAGGAACAACCGTTTGGGGGCATGAATTCCACCACTCCGAACTCGATCATGAGGGGGATAGCCCAATCTACACATTTTCTAGGGAGACCGCCTCCCACCCATCCGAGATTTCCGAAGGCTGGCATCGGTATAACGTTCACGCCTCGTACTTGCACCTCCACTGGGGGGAGCAGCCCGAGATACCCCAACGTTTTATCCAGCAGTGCCAAAACTTCAAAGCAGCAAAAGTCTAG
- the ruvA gene encoding Holliday junction branch migration protein RuvA → MIGFLQGYVVSLQQTSTHRTLLTLDVNQVGYDLYVPGRIRQHLPPDNESLRVFTHLQVREDQMVLFGFAVVAERDLFRQLIAVSGIGPQLALALIDTLGLQDLVQAIVNSNTKILAKTPGVGAKTAERIALELRSKLAEWRDQAGLKTLPSAGPIDSVQEDVEMTLLALGYTSQEVMRALQAVGQNTALAKNADTEAWIREAIAWLSQ, encoded by the coding sequence ATGATTGGTTTTCTTCAGGGATATGTAGTTAGCCTCCAGCAAACCAGTACCCATCGAACCTTGTTGACCTTGGATGTGAATCAGGTGGGATATGACCTCTATGTTCCCGGTCGGATTCGTCAACACTTGCCCCCAGACAATGAATCCCTGCGAGTGTTTACCCATTTGCAAGTCCGAGAGGATCAAATGGTGTTGTTTGGATTTGCGGTGGTGGCGGAGCGCGATCTGTTTCGTCAGCTGATTGCCGTGAGCGGGATTGGCCCTCAGTTGGCCTTGGCTTTAATCGATACCTTGGGTTTACAGGACCTGGTTCAAGCCATTGTCAATAGCAATACGAAGATATTGGCAAAGACCCCCGGTGTTGGGGCTAAGACGGCTGAACGTATTGCCTTAGAACTGCGATCAAAATTGGCTGAATGGCGGGATCAGGCGGGTTTAAAAACCTTACCGAGTGCAGGGCCCATTGATAGTGTGCAAGAAGACGTAGAGATGACGCTCTTGGCCTTGGGGTATACCAGTCAAGAAGTGATGCGGGCGTTACAGGCTGTGGGGCAAAACACGGCGCTGGCCAAAAATGCAGATACTGAGGCCTGGATTCGAGAAGCTATTGCCTGGCTAAGTCAATAG
- a CDS encoding sucrose-phosphate phosphatase yields the protein MAKFLLITDLDNTLVGDRPALEQLNQTLMQVRQEQGLLLVYSTGRSLNSFNQLRSQEPMLLPDALVTSVGTEIYYGGSTTPDPDWSEKLNQGWQRQDVLSITAHFNDLVLQPEAEQGPYKVSFFIEPTLATDLLPRLEVALHIRGLDVKLVYSGGKDLDILPLHGDKGQAMQYLRGQFGIPAEKTVACGDSGNDQALFSTGPERGIIVGNARSELLQWHQEHHRDEIYLAKAKCAGGILEGLRHFSYVK from the coding sequence GTGGCGAAATTTCTCTTAATAACTGATTTAGACAATACGCTCGTCGGCGATCGACCCGCCCTCGAACAGCTCAACCAGACCCTCATGCAAGTCCGGCAAGAGCAAGGACTGTTGCTAGTCTATTCCACAGGACGTTCCTTAAACTCATTCAATCAATTGCGGTCCCAAGAACCGATGCTGCTTCCAGATGCTTTGGTGACGTCTGTAGGCACTGAAATTTACTATGGCGGTAGCACCACCCCTGATCCAGATTGGTCTGAAAAACTCAATCAAGGGTGGCAGCGTCAAGATGTCTTATCGATTACCGCTCACTTTAATGATTTAGTGTTGCAGCCTGAGGCGGAACAAGGTCCCTATAAAGTGAGCTTTTTTATAGAACCCACCTTAGCGACTGATCTATTGCCTCGCTTAGAAGTGGCTCTCCATATTCGAGGCTTAGACGTCAAGCTGGTGTATAGCGGTGGCAAAGATCTAGATATCCTGCCCCTCCATGGGGATAAAGGACAAGCCATGCAATACCTGCGGGGGCAATTTGGCATTCCTGCTGAGAAAACCGTTGCTTGTGGTGATTCTGGTAACGATCAGGCTTTATTTAGTACGGGACCAGAACGAGGCATTATTGTTGGTAATGCCCGCTCAGAGCTGCTGCAATGGCATCAAGAGCATCATAGGGATGAGATATACCTCGCCAAAGCGAAGTGTGCGGGCGGTATTTTAGAAGGGCTCCGTCATTTTAGTTATGTCAAATGA